ACCATAAAATACTGAAGCATTTATGTTGAAAACAGTCCTCCTTATGATTTTTTCATTCTAATTCTGAGTGCAagtttaagaaacagaaaaaagcaatttataaaACTTTGAAGTCCAGTTCAGGTGTCTTGCCCAGCATCAGAGACACCTCTGCAGTGAGTGGAAGTGGGGTTGAAGCTATCATacatttaaagtaaattaattgAAGTTGCAAGCATGCATTTAATGTTGGGTAGGCTTTTTAGCCTAGAGGCATGCAAGTCTTTAGACTACTGAAAGAATTTAAACAGTTGACAAATGATCATTTTGCTAAGAATCTCTGTAAATTTTGGTAGGAAATTATTAAGAATTCCAATAATTAAATTCAGGTTTGTGTTGAAATGTATGGGTTTCTTTTCGTCCATGCACACTTATTTAGATTCAGGAAAAGAAGCACAGTGGTGGAATCCTTGTCCAATCTGGTTTCTAAACAGACAGTGGATCAGTTGAGTGAAGGTAAGTGGTTTATAATagttaaaaagtgaaaaaaccctcaaaactaCCCCTACCAGTGTGTACAAATATGCTTAACTCTGTAACTTGACTAATGTCTTACAGTAATAAACATGCAAATCATGtatataatcttttttttcctaatttgaaTGCAAAGCTTCAGTGGAGAACTCAGCCTAATTTTTTTGGTCTCTGAGCATGCATGAATTAAGAAAGGAATGCCTTTCAAAACGCATTATAGGACTgaagagaaatttcttttttttgactTAAGACAGCTCCCAAAATTTTAAGAATCATTGATGCGAAGGAATACATCCTTGTCATTAGTTACATTGGAATCTGAATATATTAACAAGTTTTGTGCTTGTCTGTTTTGCCTTAAGGTGTTTTGGGAAATGTTATCAGTACATTGTTCATGGCTCTGAAAATGCTGATCTCCTATTTCTGATTCGGGCAGAATCAagtatgcatttttttctaacCTGGCACAAGAATCCTCTTTAATACTTGGACACATCAAACTCACCACGTATGCACTGTACATACTGCAGCCTTGTGCATGTGGCTGGTCTTGCAGCATGGGTGCAGAGCAACTCGTGTCATGTGTGTTAAATCGAATGTACTTTAGTGCTGCATGAAGACAGAAAGTCTGCCTGGGGCTTTCAGTTTGTTGAGCATGACTGGGTGAAAACCTGTTCATAATGTCTCAGTGGATGTAGGAAAAGCCTAAACCTCAGTGAGGGTTAGCATTCGTCTACAGAAGTTTCTTGTAATACATAGAAGGAGGGCTGAAAGACTTAGTTGCTGTAGGCTATTAAGCTTGGAATCAATGAAAAGTACAGGAGACCGTCTACCAGGATTTCAAGTAGCTTTTGCCATAGACTGAGGTCAGCTCCGACAAGGTTTTGTCTGAGAAGAAGGGAAATAGAAGAATTCTCTTGGGATTTGCGACAGcagaattttgcctttttttttttttttccccttgtcttGGCAGCATTTTGTTTGTTCCATTGACCCCAAGAAGACAATATTGACAATGACTTTGCTGATAGtaaataacttttctttcttatataGAGGAAATGCATGCTGAAATCTGCTATGCTGAATGCTTATTACAGAAAGCAGCTCTCACCTTCGTACAGGTAAAGGCAGTTTTTGATTTTGTGTGGCAGTGTAATGGACAGGGATTAGTTCTTGGAAAACATAATTCCAACAATAGATGTGATActcaaaaccaaattttttgCTAGTTGTTTCATGGCGATGATTGAAAGTATGGTAAattctgtgctgctcagcaaagTTCTCTCTTTCTTTGTGTGAATAAGCAAAGACATTATTGATATTCAGGTACCAAGGTATCACCCTAAGATATATTGGTGTTTTATGCAAGGGGGTATGTTTAAATGATTTGCATCACATCAGACAGTGTCCAGTGCCTGTATAAAAATACGTTCAAGTATGAGGAGGTGTGTTGTTTGAAAGTGCAAGTCCTTTTTTGCACAAACGGCTAGAATGTGTCACAGCTAGCAAAACTTCAGCTGATGCACACGTGTAATTGCCGGTGCAGTCTTGCTCTCTATGCACTTTGATGTGGTGTCAGGAATAATATAGTAATGAATGATTATAAAATGGACATGCCTTAGCATTGCTGAGGTAACAGTTCAGCTCACAGAGAGATCTGGTATTTTGTACTGTCTGGTGCTGTTGATTTAGGTTGTGGTTCAGGGACTTCATGCTACAGAGTTTTCAAATTCAATTAGAAATTTGATTCCTGAAAACAGGAGTTGTTAGTCATACTTTTTTGACATATGTTTATTGTATATATAATGTTTATTGAATATATTTTAGATAATCTCTTCCAATATAAATACAAGAAAGAAGTAAAGCACATAGATACTAAGGTCAGATTAAGTTCCTTTGGCAAATATTTATGCACTACTTGATCCAGTATTTGGCCAGAAGtgtcaggaaataaaattaatggaatGTCAGTCTTTCCTATAACTGGCTTTCTCCTTTACTAACCAAGTGGAAGCAACCCTCTGTATTTTTGTTGGGTGGGTGGGCTCTTTTTTAAGCatgaaaagaattttgaaacagTTATTGAAGGAGGTGAGTTAGGACggtataaaataataaaaaaccccttagATGTGTATTTTCTCTAAAACCCCACCTCTGTATTGCTTTTGACTGTAATACCCCACGCTGCTGATTGCTGTCCTGCCCcatattttttgtctttggcTGACCATGATTCATGTTAGGATAGTGATGATAACAAAAATGTAACCACTCAGAGGGAAGTAGAATTCTTGTACTGAAACACTTTTGAAGTGTTTCAGACAAAACAGATGGGGTCTTCTGAAATGGCAATCCTTTTATGGAAGCCAGCATTTCCTTTGTTTGATCATTCTGAGGCgccttttttttggtgctttttcattttccacattGCATATACTGTCCCTAAGTATTTAAATGTACATTTCTGAAATGCCAGCACATGTTCCCCTTTTGTGTGAACTCTAGGAGAAAAAATACCATCCTGTTGAACTGATACTGTCTTGCTTTTCAGGAAGTTAGTTTTGCAGACACGTACATcgtggttttgttttggtttttctagAGGTTAGTAAGCCCATATATTAAGTAACACATGTGCTTACTTTTGATCAGCGATGGGATTTATCTGTTTAGGGGAttcttcagtttctcttctgcCAGTTTCTGTAGGCTTCCTTGTGTGCGTGAGAATCGCCATTTCCAAGTGTTCTAAACAGTTCCTACAGCACCATCTGGTGGAGACCTTTCTTGGTTCATTTATATACATTGCAAATTCTGCTAAAAGGTGCTCTCTTGGCCtctctttttcacctctctcttcAGTATTAAAATTTGTAACGTACACCAGAGAAATGTTTCCCTGACAACTTAGAGCGAGTGTTAACGTTAGTCTTACAGACACATCTAgtaactgaaaaacatttttagtgTTTCCAATGACCACTGacttataaataaatgtaaatgtagCTGGAAGATTTTTATGTATATGTTACGTGTAATGAACACACTATATTTATACAGTTATATTGTAcatacagttaattttttttcttccaggatGAAAATATGATCAACTTTATCAAAGGCGGCCTCAAAATTAGGACAAGTTACCAAATATACAAGTAAGATATTAGAAGACACTTAACTTCAATGTTGGTATAAGCAGTTGGAGTGGTATTAATGCACCCAAAAtagaaaggaatatttttggaGCAATCATAGTCCTTATGCGTAATATAATTTCTATGTTGTGTTTCCCTTCCcgcctttttttctccatcgCAAGAGAATGTCATCAGGTGCTACAGATGACTCAGgggaacaaaagcaaaaatgaaacgTACTACCAGTTTGAAGGAGGAGTAAATCTTGGAATTGGAGCATTCAACTTGGTATGACTTTTTCCACTACAAAAAGGCCATTGGGCTAATTCTGTAGGACTGTCTTTCTTTGCATAAACAGTACTGTAACTGATTTAACATTTAGACATTTGTAAAATAGAGATATAGGCTTTGGAGGTTTTATGAAATATGAAACCAGCAGCAACTTCTGGCATGCATGTTTTCTGGGATGTTTCTACTATTTTATTCTGAACTGTTTCATTCTCTGCGAGTAACTAATGTGTGtatttctgaagtgaaaaaacaGCTGCATCTACCTGTGTgtagaaggatttttttaagatgCTTGTGCTGTGGTTACAGAATACCTGGAGTGACTATTTAATTCTAACTCCCCCATATATCCCATTCTTTTGCTTCAGTGATGTACTCTAGATTGACATAGATAATTATAGTTAAAAGAATGAACAGTAGTTTACTAAGTTCgtgcaaaagaaaattgcattttctttacAATTTGCTACATTTACCTTTTCACATCTTCCATGGCAATGGTGAAAGTTGATTTCTGCCAGCATGTTAATTTCTGTATCATTCTAGGCTGGAGATGACCAATTTTGAATATGGTCAGAAGAACTCAGGTCTATCTGCACCAGACTTTAAAATTCAAACAACTGTTTTCATCAGTGCCCTGACCTCTCCTTCATGGAGTCTTTTCAGTAGGAGGCTTAACAGAAGAAGTGTTTGATGGGCAGAATGTATTAGGGTGAATGGAGCTTTCTAAAAACTGACTCTCAAGTAGACCTGCTTCTTAATGCTCATTGGAAAGGTGGTTATGGTTGTGTAGGATATAGGTGGTTTTCTGTTGTGTAGGATATAGAGGCTGCAGTTACAGGGGGAACAAAAGTGCATAAAATAGAAGGCTTAAGGATGATAGCAACAGCTGGTACTTCTAAAATCATTATGCTCACTGATCTGCTAATTCAGTGCTCACACAGGAGAAACAAGCAGAGCTTCTGTGATACTcccaataaaatgaaataatggtAAAGGAAGATGACATTTGTAGGTTGTAAGTAATACTAAAAATAGGTAATACTTTCATTCGAAAAGACCCACAATTTTGAAGCAATTCTGACCAGCTGAAGATAGAAACATCTGTCATTATCTAAAGAAGTACAGCTGGACTCTGTCTTACATTTTTCATGCTGGATGATCATCAGAATTCAGAGCACGCACGTTTACTTTCAAGttcttttgtgttttacttttttactAATGTGTAATAGCATTTAACATAGTAGCCGGCCTTTTTGGTTCACATTTGTAGcaatttaacttcttttttgaAGTGTATGTGCTTttaattatcctttttttttttttaaatgtatttcagatGCTGTCACTTTTACCAGGAAGGATCCTTCGACTTTTAGAATTTATTGGATTTTCTGGAAATAGGGTATTTGATTTGATACttgttttttctaattatttttttctcacataaAAGATTGGATGGATTTAATGTCATATATTCCACAGTAAAAGTATAATTTCTATTGTTTATCAGTATTTTAATGTTGTTGAAAAGATAAGTAGGCTAGACGATACAGGCATAAAAGCACACATGATACCCTGCTCTTTAACAACTATGGGAAATGACCAGTTTACTTCAGAGGAGATATTTCCAATgcaatttcctttccttttgctgatCCTTAAGTAGAGGAtatcagctttcttttttagttGATGTAGTCAGAAATTAACGTTCCTCACACCAGTAACTGAGGGAAGAATCACAGTTCTACATTTTTCCACCTGAAATCCCAGCCCATTTCTTGAGAAAAAGAATTTCTGAATATCACGTGTCACCCTGGAATCTAGGTACATCTTTATCTCATGGATGAGAAAAGTATTTGTAACTATAGCCTTGTTTTCTAAACCTAGACTTGTTTTATAAGTATTTTACAGCTCTTCAAAACTCTTTTTGATGCccataagaaatgaaaaaacccaaacaaaactcatgcaaaaaaacctaacaaaataACCCACAGAACTGTACACAATGAAACTTCAAGTTATTAGTGCTACAGTCACCGTGTGGTCTTATTGCTGTTACCTTGTCCACAATATGGTTCTCCTTTTGTAAAATTAAACTTCAGTAGAAACTTCTTCgttctgtttcttcttctgaaaGACCTGGTTCATGCTGAAGCTCTTCCATAATAAACATTTTTCCCTGACTAAAACACAATGAAAGctgtaagaaaaagaacaaatgatTTTGAAATATCATCACAATTTTTTTGTGTGGTGCTTGAATTCTCTTATAATTCATCAAGTTGCTATGCAGTAAAACTGATCTGTTAATATTTGTTTTGAGGCAAAGTTGTGTCTGAGGAGTCACTGCTCTTGAGCAGGAAAGCTGTGAGCTTATCTCTACATCCCCAAAGAGTCAAGCTGTTGCGGGTGTAAATGGGAAAGTAAGGGAAGTCTCATGTGTTAAGAGCTGCATAAAGCTCCATGAATCTGGATCTCTATTTAGACATTGATGTATCAGCAGAGGTAATATTTTGGTCAGAACCTCAAAGTAGTGGTTGACTTGATGGAAGAGAATTGAGGATAACCAGGGTTTTCTGTGAAGGAAGACTCGTACCAACAAGTAGCACTGGAACAATTGTGAGAGTTTCCCACTGAATGTGGGTTGAAGGATGTTATTCTGAAAGGCTCATAGTCAGAAAATAATGGGGAAGGGTTGTAGACCTGTGTGTCTGCATGGTTCATGTGGTGTTCCCATTTCACCAGAGCACTGAAATGCATGTGTGATTTTATTAAGAGTTAGATTAGCCTTCTTCTTCCTGAGTGCTATTAGCTGTGACGGAAATGTTTTGGTAGAGGGTTGTGTTGGATTTGAGATAATAAATACTGCATTATGAAATACTTACATCTGAAACGAAAACTGAATTTTGGTTAGCCGGAAAAAATTCATAGTAACTCTGTATACTCATAGTTAATTCTGCATGTGTTTGTGATATTCCTTAGGAGTTGGGCCTCTGCCAACTACGGGAAGGCGCATCTGGCAGCAGTTTGAGGGCCATTCTGTGTACTTTCACCCTGTTGGTTTATCATACTTACGTCTCCTTAATCCTTGGTGAGACCCACTGTGTAGCTTTTCAGTCATGCTACACCTTATAATAGATACTGTGATTTATTTCTATAACTGAATTTCAAAATTGTGGCCAAATAGGAGTTTGCTGTATACTTAATTATGATCTGAAATTAATATCCATGACAAAGCTATGTCTGCAGAAACAGTGAGGGTAGATAGCATTATACCAACATCTTGCTTGATTTGCGGGGCTGTCTCAATATGTGATAGCAAAATATTGCAAAACAGTATTAAGTTCAGAAAAGTCATTATCCATAAATTAACATCAGATATTGTGAAAACTATCTCCAGAAAAAAGCCTATACACCCAGAATTAATTGCTTTTGCCATTTAGAGCTAAAAGTCATAATTAATTCTGTATGCTTCTTTGCCATGTATTTTCacattctttaatttttaagtatttcagtCCTTGTCCCTCAGGCTCATCAGGAAATTAAGGAgaacttcattttttccagTATCACTTGTATTTCATTACTGAGTTCAAAATTAGgagaagaggcagctgaggAATGTTTTCCTAGCTTGCTAAAGCAATTAAAGGGATTTAAATTTATAACTAAGGTCTATAATGGAACAGCTTAAAGAATATTCCTATAATTCTAGTCTGTTTCTGCTTACAGACATTTAGTATCTTAAAAGGACTTAGTGTCTTTGGGAAAAGAATTTAGTTTTATAGAAACACAAAATGATGAAGTCATTCTGCTTTCACATAAAAGCCATCATCCATTGATCTATCAAAGTCATAATAGGATTCGAAAACAAAATCTTAATCTGTgaaacttggggttttttaagtacATTGAGGTTGGTTTGTTATGTTTTCTAGGTACAGGGGAAGCCAACCTTCAGGAAGCAGACAGTCTCCTTGAACCCTACCTCCAGAAATTTCCAAATGTGCgtattttcaataaattttgTAACAGAAATATACTTCCCTAAGCTCAAAATCCTAACTGGTTCTTTTTCTCATCTCCTTTCAAGGGTTCCATTATTCTATTTTATGCTGCCAGAATAGATATACTGAAAGGAAATTTTGAAAAGGTAaatcagttttttctttctaaggTTTTTGTTTAGTGTTCAGcctgagggggaaaaacaaTTAATTAATCTAAGAATCAGTTGGACTGCTAACTATGCTGTTATCCCTATTCACATTCATTGTCAATGTTGATTCCAGCCCTCTCTCTTAAGTGAGACTGAAAGGAAAGTTTATCTCATTTTACTTGTCAGGTGTTCTCCACCTGGGTGCTAGGTAAGAATTTGCTCTGTAATTAGACATGGCTCTCACATGGAGCTGTAATTGAGCCAGTTTTCATCATTCTTCCTTAACTACTCATAGGCGCAGTTGAGGTTCCAAGACTGCATAGCAGCCCAGCAAGAGTGGAAACAGATTCATCATCTCTGTTACTGGGAACTGATGTGGTGCTACACCTTCCAGCAGGACTGGCTTCAAGCATATCGGTATGCAGACCTGCTCAGCAAAGAGAGCAGGTGGTCTAAGGTAAATGGGCAGGTGGACATTGTTGTGATATACCAGTGGTCTACAGTTAAAGTTACTTTTCAGTTTGCACAATGAGTGTAATTCTTGCCTTCTTGAGAAACTCACAAGCAAAGTCTCAATGGCACCAAAATGTTTTAACTGGGTGGTTAAGGGTGAacttttctttcatgctttgAAGCAGCAGAACCGTAAGCAACAATGCTTTGGCCCCTCCAAAAATGGAGATACTTACCTGAGCTGAGACAAAGAGGAGGGATAGAAAAACTGTAAACTTGTCTCTCAGGTCAAGTTCTGACACTCACTAGTAAAACTTGGCTGAAGAAACGGTGTTAGTTGTTTATAAACAGACGCACCTACTCAGCAGATGCTTAGTGAGACAATATGAGATgactgctggggacagggtcTCACAAGAAAAGCTGGGTCATCAGATAACCTTTTccttgtaaaaatgtttttcaaaagtaTGAACCAAGCACAATGTGTCAATAATTTTTTATGCACTATTATTGTCTGTTCCTACCTAGATTGCTGTTTTATTCTGCTTAATGAAAAAGGGTTATAACATCTAATTCTTggcaaaagaggaagagaataGTATATTCAACATGAAGTGCAAATGTCTTGAATACCATAATGGATAGAAGAgagttcttctttttttcctctgcaaaaccTGGTTTTTGAACTCTCCTTGAATCAGTACTCAGATATTTCCGTCTGTTTTTTTCAAGCATGTCTCTACATGTAATAGATCATATAATAACAGTAATGGACTTCGGAACAGTTAGGTCATTTAACCTCATCTCTTTAACAGTGGTTTGCATAATAAATTCTCCTGTTCTTTGCAGGAGGCACCTTTAACTTTCTGACTAACTAACTAAAAGTATTAGtaaatacatggaaaataaaattacagcaTAAACTGTGTGACAAAGGGAATGCTAAACTTTTGTAGTTCTACCTGCCTGAGAATTCCTAGAAACACTTTGCTGCAGCATTTGGAGTGTGAGATTTGAGTCTTTAGTGTATTGATTGAACACAGCAAATTAGATGTGGTAatatgttgttttttctttttgaaatagGCAATATATGTATTCCAGAAGGCAGCAATTCTGTGTATGCTTTCAGAGGATGATTTGAAGAGGACTGGTGAGGACGTAGTGTCTTTATTCAGGTAAACTTTTATAAAGCAGCTGGATGTGcactctttttccccccctgtaTTTGTCTTGTGTGACTTAACTTCCTGCTTATAACTATAAACgtttcagtttttccctttgcttttagCATTAGactatttaaaatactgcttttatcAGCAAAGATATATCCTACAGCTCTGGTCTGTATGGTGTAAAACAATTTTAAGATGATATATTTCAGAGGCAAACAGTAAATCTTGCTAActgaaatgagattaaaaaaaccaataagCAACTTATGTTTTCCGTTTTCCCTTCTTGTAGGCAAGTGGATGGTCTAAAACAGAGAATTGCAGGAAAATCTATCCCAACTGAGAAGTTTGCAGTAAGGAAAGCTCGACGCTATGCATGTCCTCAACCAGTGAAGCTGATACTACCTGTCTTGGTAtttgttcttgctttgttttcatccttttgaaacagaaaacaaatcagtATACTTCATTATACAGGGGAGGAATAATATTGTTAGGTATTATGTGTCTgcatttttgaagttttttttgaAGAAGTACTGCATTCATGCAATGCGATTTTTATGAAAAGTATTAGGGGCTGGATCAGGGGCTGGTAGTAACCAACTAAGTAGCAGTCCGAAACAAGTGCCAGATTTTTCACATGAAAAGTTCAGTCATACAGAAACctgcattcattttctttagGTTGGCATGATTTTAATCCTTGTCTTCTAGACTCATTAGGAAGCTATGAAGTACTTCAGTATTTTTGCTCTTCTGATAAAAATGAAGAGTGgtggttggttttggttgtagtatttttccttcctcatatTAAGTCTGAGTAAAACATGCAGAAGTTAAAGATACTTTATGAATGCTATTCTTATTTCCCATATTTTAACTTAAGTGGCATTAGTATTGCAGTCTGTTTATATGTGCACAGCAATGATACTTTTCATATGTGTATGCTAAAATCTTTGTACATGCATAATTTACCAACAACTGTACATGAAAAACCTAATTCGAGAAGGAATTTCTTATGTTAAAGCCCATCGATATAGAAAGAGGAGTACAAAGAAAATTAGTCTACCAGTTCTAAAATTTATTCTATATTAAATTGCATGTAGAGGACTAAGTAAAAGTTATCTTGGGCTTGTACAGCAGAGTGCTTGTAAGCTGTGAGTATATACGTTTGGTCTTGCTGTCAAATCCAGTATCttttaatttaagaatttttttcattatggaTTAAGCACAACCGAACATAGCGTATGGTTTATTTCAGTATGTATAAGTTAGAAAAGACTGCAGAATTGAAACAAATCTAGCATGATGTAGTTGGTGTTAATAACACTATTTCAGATTTTGAGAGAGCCagattttttctccttctgcaaaCCCACATATTTACAATACAAATGGAAGTGGAAATATTGCAACAATGTGTTGTATCAGCTTCAGAATGACATTAGGCTTCATATTTCAGAGGTGTAATTACAATTACAATGGAACAAATGATGCTTTAGTTTGTGATGACTGAGTAAAGATCTTGTCAAAGCTCCTTGCTGGGTAGCTTTAAATCTCATTCTCCTTAAGTTTTACCACGTGATAATGTATCAAAACAAGCATATTGCTTACTGTTGTGCTGAGGCATCTGGGAAGATTTGTTTCCGGGATTTGCCTTGAGTTTTTTCCAACAAGATTTTGTAGAAATTGTAGTAAAATCATATGTTGGATGTGCCTACTGGAATCACATTTTTACCCAGAAAGTTGTGTCTACTTCCAGTTTTGCTCTGTATGGAAGGTAATGGTCTATAGATTAGAGCATCTATATACATATAAACACAAGAGTGTGTTTTTGTGTGCATACTTATGTAAGTATACTGTATATACAAGCACACACTCAAATGCACACCAAATTTAACTATCATCCTATAGAAAGAAACTACTTTTAGCTCTTTCTCTAGTTCATGTGGCAGAGGCCACAAGTTGAACCTAAACCACCCAGTTTTGCTGATGTGTTATGTGGGTCATGGTAAACTGTCATGTGATAAAATCTGTTCAGTTTAATTTTTGAAGATCTGTGAAAATACATGATAGTATGATCCATTAAAAAGGTTCAGAACATTCAAAACTTGGAAACCCAGGTTAACTTTGCCAACACACGTTCAAcgtaatttttcctttcctattcataaacattttgtattgtttaaaacaaacttttGTAGTATTTTTATGTACTCAAAATGTTCCACAACAGCCTTTTCAGAGACACTCTTTagttaaatatttatgcaaTTTCATGAGTTTTTCCTACCAATTTTTTcttcagggttgtttttttttttttggtcaggaAATGATGTATGTCTGGAATGGATTTGCAGTTGTGGGCAAAAGAGCGGACCTCACTGAAAACTTACTGGTAacaattgaaaaagaagaaactgctCTACAAAATGAAACTAGTAAGTGGTCAATTAAGGTGGAATTAATAATCTTACAAGAAATGCTGACATTTTGCTATGCTTCTGTCTTCTGATACTCTGCAAATTGAGTGTTGACTTTGACAATGTGCTAATTAAGTCCAAGTATGGAAATTTTGAACATGAAAGTTAGGAGTGGTTCTTCAGTATGTTCTTTATGCAGATCAATTGATGCTGCAGACGAATACAGAAAACTCAAGGACATGAGGTTATTAGTTACAGAACATGACTGGTCTAGCTTagtttttcttgtctttggGAGTGTTCTTGGACCATGATCTGCTAATGActaaaatgtctgaaaaatactttttctaaaCCAATTTATATCACACTTAACTTTATTACAGAGGACACATGCAGTGTAGACTATGACTAAGTATAAAAGATATAATAAAGTGTTATGCATGAATGagtctggttttttgttttactttctggCAAAATAAAACGTTTGCTAATTGTAAAATAAACTATACTTAAAAAATGAACTTTGACCATGGTTTTGCATCTTGGGGTAATGTTTAGAGGATCAGCACATAACTTACTcctaaaagaatttaaattccATTATTGCAACTGGTTTACTGCACAAGTCCTTGATTTTATCAGATTTTATCAGGTGGGTGCTGTCACCTGTTGTGAATTTTTTGGTAGAATCCTCTTTGGAGTTT
This sequence is a window from Corvus moneduloides isolate bCorMon1 chromosome Z, bCorMon1.pri, whole genome shotgun sequence. Protein-coding genes within it:
- the TTC39B gene encoding tetratricopeptide repeat protein 39B isoform X3, with protein sequence MDLKCALEECSMALNLFLNNKFSEALELLRPWSKDSMYHALGYSTILVMQAAMTFEQQDIQVGISTMKEALQTCQRFRKRSTVVESLSNLVSKQTVDQLSEEEMHAEICYAECLLQKAALTFVQDENMINFIKGGLKIRTSYQIYKECHQVLQMTQGNKSKNETYYQFEGGVNLGIGAFNLMLSLLPGRILRLLEFIGFSGNRELGLCQLREGASGSSLRAILCTFTLLVYHTYVSLILGTGEANLQEADSLLEPYLQKFPNGSIILFYAARIDILKGNFEKAQLRFQDCIAAQQEWKQIHHLCYWELMWCYTFQQDWLQAYRYADLLSKESRWSKAIYVFQKAAILCMLSEDDLKRTGEDVVSLFRQVDGLKQRIAGKSIPTEKFAVRKARRYACPQPVKLILPVLEMMYVWNGFAVVGKRADLTENLLVTIEKEETALQNETNHNEYYVDDVCMLQLLKGLCLKHLGRLMQAELCFSKVIQSEKQIKYDSYLVPFTLYELGLLYKQQDEREKAIRYIETAKNNYKEYSMESRLHFRIHAALDSLKVSPASTP
- the TTC39B gene encoding tetratricopeptide repeat protein 39B isoform X1 produces the protein MASVGNGTEESGGGGGEEENFEDAYENIPVASKMDLKCALEECSMALNLFLNNKFSEALELLRPWSKDSMYHALGYSTILVMQAAMTFEQQDIQVGISTMKEALQTCQRFRKRSTVVESLSNLVSKQTVDQLSEEEMHAEICYAECLLQKAALTFVQDENMINFIKGGLKIRTSYQIYKECHQVLQMTQGNKSKNETYYQFEGGVNLGIGAFNLMLSLLPGRILRLLEFIGFSGNRELGLCQLREGASGSSLRAILCTFTLLVYHTYVSLILGTGEANLQEADSLLEPYLQKFPNGSIILFYAARIDILKGNFEKAQLRFQDCIAAQQEWKQIHHLCYWELMWCYTFQQDWLQAYRYADLLSKESRWSKAIYVFQKAAILCMLSEDDLKRTGEDVVSLFRQVDGLKQRIAGKSIPTEKFAVRKARRYACPQPVKLILPVLEMMYVWNGFAVVGKRADLTENLLVTIEKEETALQNETNHNEYYVDDVCMLQLLKGLCLKHLGRLMQAELCFSKVIQSEKQIKYDSYLVPFTLYELGLLYKQQDEREKAIRYIETAKNNYKEYSMESRLHFRIHAALDSLKVSPASTP
- the TTC39B gene encoding tetratricopeptide repeat protein 39B isoform X2, whose amino-acid sequence is MASVGNGTEESGGGGGEEENFEDAYENIPVASKMDLKCALEECSMALNLFLNNKFSEALELLRPWSKDSMYHALGYSTILVMQAAMTFEQQDIQVGISTMKEALQTCQRFRKRSTVVESLSNLVSKQTVDQLSEEEMHAEICYAECLLQKAALTFVQDENMINFIKGGLKIRTSYQIYKECHQVLQMTQGNKSKNETYYQFEGGVNLGIGAFNLMLSLLPGRILRLLEFIGFSGNRELGLCQLREGASGSSLRAILCTFTLLVYHTYVSLILGTGEANLQEADSLLEPYLQKFPNGSIILFYAARIDILKGNFEKAQLRFQDCIAAQQEWKQIHHLCYWELMWCYTFQQDWLQAYRYADLLSKESRWSKAIYVFQKAAILCMLSEDDLKRTGEDVVSLFRQVDGLKQRIAGKSIPTEKFAVRKARRYACPQPVKLILPVLEMMYVWNGFAVVGKRADLTENLLVTIEKEETALQNETNHNEYYVDDVCMLQLLKGLCLKHLGRLMQAELCFSKVIQSEKQIKYDSYLVPFTLYELGLLYKQQDEREKAIRYIETAK